The nucleotide sequence ATTGATTACCGGCGAGCTCCTTTCGCAGTATATACCGCTACCAGTATTGAACATGATGATATTGCCTTCAAGTCGGCCGCCGCTATTGTCGAAGTATGCAACTGCTCCGCCCGACTCGGCTTGATTACGCTCGATGATATTGCCTGTAATGAGCGGCGATGAATCGATGAGGCAAATTGCACTACCACCAAGAACGCCCCCAGCCTGTTTCCAATTGGCGTAATTCCCGATAATTATGTTGTCCGCGATGGTCAGGAAGCTCCTGATACAGAGTATGCCGCCTCCGCGAGCGTCATCACCGTCCTGGGCGCAGGCGTTTCCGCCTGTGATCGTCAGCCCCTGGATGGTAGCATCGATGACACGATCGCAGAGAATTACGTGGTATGCAGCGTCTTCAGCGTTGACGATGGTCTCAAGCGCCGAGGCGCCCACGAGAGACACCCAGCTCTTCATGTTTAGCGGGAACGTCTCGCCGTTGGTCGAGGCGGCGTATGTCCCAGCGGCCACGTGGATCGAGACGCGATTCGCCTCGGAGCCATCCACGGACGCCAGCGCATGAGTTATTGTTTTCCACGGGGAGGCTTCAGAGCCGTCGTTGCCATCGTCACCGGCTTGCGCGCTAACGTAGCAATGCGACCTAGGTACGGGCTCAAACGTAAACGGCGCAAAGCTCGGGTTGCAGACCCATTCCAGTATCCCGGCGTGGGTGAGGACCGAGGCGAAGCAATACTGTCCTTGATCGCTGATTGGCGGCATCGAGCAGGGAATATCAAACAACCCAAGGGGCCAGCTATTGAGCACAAATCCCACTGGAAGATGGATCTCCTGCATCCAGGGTCCGACACCGCTTGTCCAGCCCTCAACCTGAAGCGAGAAGACTCCCCCATCGGGCGTTAGAAGCCCAACATAGACGTCAACATTGCACTCGATATCCCGATTCGTGGCCGTCAGAATTACCTCGATTGTGTCATCATCGCCGTAGATATCGCTATCAGTGGAGATCGTGATTGATGGCCCGGCAATAGCCACGCCACAGAGCAGCAGCACGACCATTGATATTGACAAGGCCAGCTCGGTGTAGTGTCTGGTTTGTAAGCACATCGTCTCCTCCTCCATTCTATAAGTTACTTATAGAACACCTAAACTCCCGAAGGCTTCAAGGATAACAGAGTTTGGAGAGTAGGTTCAAGTGGGAAAGAGTCAGGAGCTTCCCCAAGACTTCGCTTGGGTAGGCTGCGTTATTGGCTGTCAAGCGGTGATTTGGACGTTGAACAACTGGCATTGGCAATTTCGGTACAGCCAGCCCCAACGGGGCTGAATGTGAGTAGCCCCGTGTGCAACGCGGGGTCACGGGCGCATCCAAATCCGTCTTGGCGACCCTAACGGGGTCGAACAAATTCAGATTAACGGTATCGTTCGACCCCGTTAGGGTCGCTT is from bacterium and encodes:
- a CDS encoding right-handed parallel beta-helix repeat-containing protein, whose translation is MCLQTRHYTELALSISMVVLLLCGVAIAGPSITISTDSDIYGDDDTIEVILTATNRDIECNVDVYVGLLTPDGGVFSLQVEGWTSGVGPWMQEIHLPVGFVLNSWPLGLFDIPCSMPPISDQGQYCFASVLTHAGILEWVCNPSFAPFTFEPVPRSHCYVSAQAGDDGNDGSEASPWKTITHALASVDGSEANRVSIHVAAGTYAASTNGETFPLNMKSWVSLVGASALETIVNAEDAAYHVILCDRVIDATIQGLTITGGNACAQDGDDARGGGILCIRSFLTIADNIIIGNYANWKQAGGVLGGSAICLIDSSPLITGNIIERNQAESGGAVAYFDNSGGRLEGNIIMFNTGSGIYCERSSPVINDNTITSNSQNGIYNRYSSPTITNCVIQENGTEYYGDGIRCSSFCAVEIEGNTIRRNGCGEYSYGVSIGEDSTAEISDNIISENRGGGVCGYGPCTIMAWANTIEDNDGPGVICGYDGCVLEASGNVIRNNTAGIECWDSRVVLWNNEIEGNVRSGEYDYVGAGVFLSDSTADISENRLSGNMARGWGGAFYFYRSSVTCSGNLISDCAAYWGGGVSITDSVVTLDDTLIVGCTAVESGGAMRLSRSIVDIQNCTIADNSAPEYGGILGRDSCRLLDCIVWGNGDDIDGCEARYCCIGEQIEGEGNINADPLFFDGPLGSYYLDPNSPCIDAGSRYLEYGSHHTTQADGAPDTGTVDMGFHYPLP